The sequence GAACTCGTCGCGCGCGCGGATGGCCTCCTGGAGGTGCCGCTCCACCGTCTTCATGCGGGTGATGTCCTGGAAGGGCATCACCACCGTGGCGGGGTGTCCGTGCATGGCGGGCAGCGCCTCCGAGGAGATGCTCAGCACGAGCTCGCCCGACTGCGTGTGCCAGATGACCTCCATGTCCTCCAGCTTCTCACCGCGCGCCACGCGAGCCGTGGGCAGCTCCTCCTTGTCGAGCCGGCGCCCCTTCAGGTCCGTGACATGGAAGACCCCCGGGTACTCCGCCGAGGGCACGGCCCTGGGAAGGGAGCCGCCGTGCAGACGGTCCGCCGCCGCGTTGGAGGAGGTGAGCTCGCCGCTGCGCGGGTCCACCATCACCACCGGCATGGGCATCAGGTCCAGCACCGCCTCCAGCCACATCTGCTGGCTCTCCACCGCCTGCCGCGCCAGCACCTGCTCCGTCACCTCGAAGGCGAACGTCACCAGCCCGTCCACCCGGCCCCGCTCGTCGCGGAGCGGCTCGTAGATGATGTTCCAGAACTTCGTCTCGACGTGGCCTTCGCCCGCATAGTCCACGGACACGGGCAGCTCGTTGGCGATGGCCCGCTCGCCTGTCTCCATCACCGCCCGGTGGAGCGACAGGACGTCGGGCGACAGGTCTGGAATCGCCTCCGTCAGCGTGCGGCCCACCATCTCCCGCTGGCCCATCAGCCGGCGCTGGAGCGGATTGACGAACTCGTAGTGGAACTCGGGGCCGCGCAGGACGCTGATGGCCACGGGGGCCTGGGTGAAGAGCTGGTGCAGCTTGTTGCGCTCGGCCTGCTCCGCCTCGCGCGCCAGCAATTCCGCGGTGACGTCCTTGTAGGCGATGGCGATGTGCGTGACTTCGCCGCCGCTGGGCGCCAGCGGGAAGCAGTGGCAGGAGATGGCGATGCGGTTCGCATCCTCCACATGGATGTGCTCCAGCTCGCGCACGTCGTACCAGAAGACGGGCGTCTGCACCGTCTCGCCCGTGAAGGCGCGGCGGATGTACGCGAGCAGCCCGAGCCGCTCCAGCAGCTCATCTCGGAACAGGTCGTACTCGGGCGGAGGCTCCGCGCCGAACATCTTCCGGTAGGCGGGGTTGATGAGCAGGCAGTGGCCGTCCGTGCCGAAGACGGAGTACGGCACCGGCGAGTGCGTGAAGAGGCCCTCCAGCAGCGAGAGCGGGTCGGGCACGGAGGCGAGCTGCTCCCGCAGCGGCCGCGTCCCGGAGGACACACGCGGGGAACGCCCCTCGCTGGCCCGGCTGCGCCGCTTTTGTCCCCGACCGTTGTGCGTCTTCGCCACTCACTACGGCCTACCAGAGCCGGAGGCTCCCTGCCCAGCCCGGGTAGCCCGGGACACGGGCGCTCGCCCCATGCTCGCAGGCTCCCGGAACGGGCGCCCTTCCGCCATGAGCGCAGGGTTTCACAACGCCACGCGTCGCGGACGCGCCGTTCCGCTGCGGCTGTCGGCCAGGGGAGCGCATGACAGGATGCGCGACCCATGGCTGAGCCTCTCAAGACCTTCTTCAACGCCCGCCTCGTCGAGCGGCTCGCGAGCGCGCTGCACGCGGCCCACCCGTCCTTCCCTCGGGAGTCCTTCATGCGCGAGGCCCGCACGGGACTGGAGGGGCACGAGCTGCTCGGTCGCGCGCGACACCTCTCCGACGCGATGCACCGCACGCTGCCGCGAGACTACCCGAGCGCGGTGGACGTGCTGGTGCGCTCGCTGGGGCCGGAGCTGGAGCAGACGGAGGGCTCGGGCATGGACGTGCTCTACGTGGCCGAGCACGGGCTGGGCACGGTGGACGTCAGGGGTTGAGTCCACCGCGTGCATTCAGGCTTTCGCGCGGGCACCCGCGTGGTTACAAGCAGTGGCACGGATGCACGCACAGGTCGTCAGGCTCGAGCAGGGAGATATCGGTCCACGCATCGCACTGAAGACCCCGGGCGGCATCGTCTGGGTCTACTGGCGCGGAGACCCTCCCACGAAGGGACAATTCACCGACGTGGAGCTCGCCGTCACCCGCGTGCTCACCTGGGGCGAGGAATTGGAGCCCGTCTCCGAAGTCCGTGAGCCCACGCTCGGCGTCCTCGACGGGACGCTCGAAGCGGTGGACGCGGAGGGCACGGTGACGCTGCGCGTGGGCACCGCGCAGGTGATTCTCTCCGCGCGGGGCACTCCGCCCGCGCCCGGCACCCGCGTGCGCCTGCGCAACTGCGAGATTGCCGCGTACCCGGCGCACCTGTAGCGCCGGGCACCTCGCTCGCGGCGTCAGCGCGGGCCGAGCGTCTTCACCAGCTTGTTGTAGACGCCCATCACCAGGAGCGGAGCCGCCCACTGGCCCACGAAGCGGGCCGGGCGCTCACGACCGGAGAGCTCCAGGCCGAGCGACACCGCCATCGAGCAGAAGCTGGCGAAGAGGAACACGTGCGACGGCACCTTGGCCGTCTGCTGCTCCAGCAGGCGGGTGAACGAGTCCTCGCTGTGCTCGGCGCGAACCACCGGAGGCGCCTCGTACTCCTTCTCCGAGGCCTCGCTCGCCGGATTGACGTCCATCCCCATGCTCCCCTCCTGAGCGGGCAGGCGGCCCGCGTGGAAATCCCTCCGTCCCAACCCCAGCAGCGCCATGCAGCCGGGCAGAGCGGTCCCCATCATGGTGGGGCCGAACATGGGAAAGGGCGAGATGGCGAGCGAGTCCAACGACATCGAGAGCACTCCGGCAGCCGACCTCCTGCTCGCCGAGCATGGCGCGGGCCCGCTGCTCCAGCGCGACTACTGGGCGGTCATCAAGGACTGTCCGCATCCGCCGTCCACCATCATCGACTGGGTGGAGCGTCGCTTCGCGGAGTTCGCTCCCTCGGAGCTGTGTGTCTTCAAGCACGTGAATGCGTCGCGCGAGGGCGAGCCGCTGCAGGTGGGCGAAGAGCTGACGGTGAAGATTCAGGGAGCCGGTACCTTCAGCATGCGCGTCATCCACAAGAACGCGCAGAGCTTCACGCTCGCCACCCTGCCCGGCCACCCAGAGGCGGGCCGCATCACCTTCGGGGCGTACCGCAACGAGCACGGCGACGTCATCTTCCACATCCGCAGCCGGGCGAGGTCCGGCTCGACATTCCACTACTTGGGGTTCGTCGCGGCGGGCGAGGCCATGCAGACCAACACCTGGACGGAGTTCGTGCTGCGCGTGGCCGTCACCGCCGGAGAGGGAGTGGTGGGCGTCATCCACGCCGACACCACGAAGCTGGAGAAAGAGCCGGAGGGCATGGACCCGGAGAGGGACCCGACGTTCATCGCAAAGGGAGACGAGGACCATGATTGAGTGGCGGTGGCTCTCCGGTTGGACGGAGGAGGAGTTGGTGCCCCGGCTCGACGAGGCCCGCTCGCTGGGCCGCAACTACGCCGCCGGCGCGGGGGAGATGACGCTGGAGGCGGGCTGGAGTCAGGTGCACTCGGTGGGCCTGCTGGGTCACGAGCTGCCCGGCCCACCGCAACCCGATGGCATCTTCGAGCGCGCGCGGAAGGTGATGGAGACGTTCGACTTCTCGGACCCGCGCATCGTCCGCTGGCACTTCTCCGCCGACGAGCCGCTGCGTGGCCGCACGGTGCTGCTGGAGCTGAAGTCACTGGGACAGAAGCTGCGCTACCTGTGCGCGGTGCGCGTGGGCGGCACGCGGCTGGAGCACGGCGAGAAGTGCAGCATCTACGGCTTCAGCTTCGAGACGCTGGACGGCCACATCGAGGCGGGGCGCGAGTGGTTCCTCTTGAAGAAGGACCACCAGACGGGCGAGGTGCGCTTCCACATCGAGGCGGCGTGGCACCCCGGCGAGTTCCCCAACTGGTGGAGCCGCGTGGGCTTCGCGCTGGTGGGGCGCAGGTACCAGCGCGCATGGCACCGGCTGACGCACGTGCGCCTGCGCGAGCTGACGCGGCGGCGCCCGGACCTGGTGGGGCAGTCGGCGGAGTCGGGACGCATCGAGCACTCGGGGCACGAGCTGGAGTTGGGGCCCGTGCAGTTCTTCGCGCAAATCGCGCCCGGGCGAAAGAAGACGCAGATGGACGAGGAGGTAGAAGCCGTGCATCGAGGACAATGGTTGACGCCGCTGGGGCTGGGTGTGCTGGCGGGGATGCGAAGCATGAGCGCGCCAACGCTGGTGAGCCGGCGGCTGGCGCAGGCCTCGGGGCCGCACAAGGACCGGCTGACGGAGGCACTGTCGAAGCCGTGGGTGCCGAAGGTGCTGGGCCTGCTCGCGGCGGGGGAGCTGGTGGCGGACAAGCTGCCGAAGACTCCGTCGCGCGTGAAGCTCGTGCCGCTCACGGGCCGGGTGCTCGCGGGCGTGCTGGCCGCGACCGCATCGGTCGCGGGACAAAAGCGGAGCGTGGTGGCGCTGGCGGGCGTGCTCGGCGGCGTGGCGGCGGTGGCGTCGAGCTGGGCGTTCTATTCGCTGCGCAAGGTGGCCACGAAGCGCTTCAAGGTGCCGAGCGTGGCGGCGGCGTTCACCGAGGATGCACTGGTGGCGGCGCTGGCCTCGCGGCTGATGCCGGGGGTGGAAGCGCGCGCGGAGTGAGCACGGGCCGCGACAGCAGGGCGTCCACGGCGGCGCGGGGTTGAAGCGGGTCGTCATCGAGCACCACCTCCGGCCGCAGCAGCGCCGGCTCCCGCGCACCCGAGGGACGGTCCAGCACGAACCGGGGATAGGACAACATCAGCCCCGTGTGGGGCAGGGCCACGCTCTGCACGCCACCGGACTGGCGGACGCGCACCACGTCTCCCACTCCCGCCACGGCACCGAAGTGGTAGTCCTGGACCACGTTGCTGAAGAGCACCGCTGACGAGTAGGTGAGCGGGCCGACGAGCAGCCATACTTCCCCCTCGAAGCGAAGCGGCTCCTCCAGGCGGGGCTCCTCGAGGCTGGTGATTTCGCCGGCAACGACCTGACCGGTGGTCTCCCCCGGCTTGCGAGAGGACTCCTGCACCCGCTTGAGGTAGCTCGAGCCCGCGCGATAGGGCCGGTCCGCCACGTAACGGAGGATGCCCTCCTTCCACATGTCGTCATCTCCTCCGCCATTGGCGCGCAGGTCGATGATGAGCCGTCGCGTCCCGGCGGTCCGCATCCTGCTGAAGGCGTCCTGGACGAAGGCGAAGTAGCGCGCCTTGTCCGGATAGGAGAACGAGCCCAGCGTGAGCAGGGCATTCCCACCGTCGAGCAGCTCGAAGCGGTAGAGCCGCTCGAAGTCCTCTTCGGCCCGGAGCATGGCGGGAAGCTCCCGGCTCGCCGGCACGCGTACGACTTCAGCCCCGTCCAATTCCAGCTCGAAGCGCGCGGGCGTGCCGTGAAGCTTCCCGTAGTAGAGCCACCACCGCAGCGCGAGCAGGGCCGCGCGGAAGCGCGGAGTGTCTCCGTGCATGCGGGACATCAGCTCCCGCACGACTTCGCGCGCGTCCTGTCCGTTGATGCGCGTGAGGGCCCGGCCGGCATGCGCCGTGGAGCCTCCGCCGAGCGCCGAGAGAATCCTCGGCGCACCGTCCGGCCCGAGGAACACCTCGAAGGGGAAGAAGCCGCCGCCGCGAGCCAGCTGCGCGCGGCTCTCCTCCCGCCAGCCTGGGGGTCCAATCAGCACATGTCCGTCCGCGAAGGCCGGGTTCAGCCGGGCCAGCGCCGCCCACGCCTCGTCACGCGTCAGGGGATGGTCGAGCGTGCGCTCCACCTCCGCCAGGGTGCGCTCGAGCTCGCGCCGGTCGACGGAGGACGCCAGGTCCGGATGATTGCACTCGAGGGTTTCCATCACGAAGCGCAGGTCCGCCCGGACTGCCTCGGGAGGGAATGTCTCCGGCGCGGCGACGGAAGGCGCGGGGACGGAGGCACAGGACGCGAGGACGGCGGCGGCGGCCGCGAGCGCGCATCGGCGCAGGCGCTGAAGTACGGGCGAGTTGGACACGGAGGCTCCCGGGATGACCGGCATGCTTGCACCGGCCACGTGGCGTTGAAATACTGCATACAAATTTCAACGCAAGCTGGGAGCCCACCACACATGCCCAGGACCTTCGACCGCCGCGCCATCGACGCGCCGGCGCAGATTCGGCTGCTCTCTTCTCCGGTGCGGCAGGAGCTGGTGGACACCCTGGCCGCGCTCGGCGGCGAGGCGAGCGTCGCCGACCTGGCCGAACAGCTCGGGCGTCCTGCGGACGGGCTCTACTACCACCTACGCGTGCTCTGCCGCGGCGGGCTGGTCCGCGAGGTGGAGCCTGTCGAGGGGGATGAGCAGCGCTACCGCCTCGCCGGCACGGGAGCTGCGCCACTTCGTCTGGCCTACCGCGCCGGGAAGGCCGGCAACCTCGCGGCCCTGGGAAGGTTTGCGCGGAGCCTCCTGCGAATCGCGACGCGTGACTTCGAGGAGGGGCTGCGGTTGGAGGACGTGGTGGTCAGCGGTCCGCAGCGCGAGCTCTGGACGGCTCGCAACAAGGGCTGGCTGAGTGCTCGGGACGTCGAGGAGGTCAACAGGCTCATCGAACGACTCTGCGAGCTCACCAGTCAGCCGCGAGCCCCCGGCCGCGAGTGTCTGATGAGCCTCGCCTTCGTACTCGCGCCCATCCGGCCTCGCGCGAAGCGGCGGGCCCGGTCCGAGTGAGGTGAAGCGCACGCGGAGTGAGCAGCACCGCGCGCATGCACGACGGCATGGACTGAGAATGCCGGCGCTGAGAAGGTGCTCCTGCTCACGTCCCGAGGTGGACGCGAAGGGGAGGACACGATGCAGGGGTACTTCGATTCCAACGCGCGCGGTTTCTCGCGCCGGGTTTCACGGACGGCGGCTGCGTGGGTGGGGCTGCTCACCACCGTGGCCGCTCTCACGCTGCCCGGACGCGCGGCCGCGCAGTCCTACGAGGGCAAGGCGTGTACCGCGCAGGGCCGCTCCGACCTGAAGGGGCTGAAGCCTGGCGCGCAGCTGAAGGGCGGCCTCGAGGAAGGACGGACAGGAGACTTCTCGGGCTGGGCGACGTCCACGCTGTTGCCAACGGGCAAGGCGCCCGCGTGCAAGGACTGCCCGCCCGAGGCCGAGGACGACCTGAACGAGCGGAAGATGGCCCAGCACGAGTGGACCTGCGGCTACTCGGCGCAGCGGGTGTCCGACAGCAAACCGGAGACGGCGTGGTGCGAGGGCGCGAAGGGAAACGGCGTGGGCGAGGTGCTGCTCGCGAGCGTGGAGCAGGGAAGTCCTGTGCGCATCTGGGCCGGGTTCGGGAAGTCCGACAAGCTTCATGCGGCGAACGCGAGGCCCCGCAAGGTGCGCGTCTCCGTGCTCCAGACACGAAGCGCCGAGGCAAATCAGGTCGGCTTCAGCTACAGCGGACTCACCGTGGTCGCCACCGGTGAGGTGGAGTTGAAGGACGTCAACGGCTACCAGGAGTTGAAGCTCCCGGCCTTCAAGGCCGACGCCAAGGCCAAGGGCACGTTCGTCGCGCTCGAGGTGCTGTCCGTCTATCCGGGTGCGAAGTTCGAGGACCTGTGCATCAGCGAGGTCAGCTCAGCGGACGCATCCTGAGGCGGGCATCAGCCCCCGCGCGACGCCGCGTTGCGAGCGGCGTGGACGAGCGCGGCCAGGTCCTTCACGTCCGCGCCCACGTCCGCCGCCGGAGGCCGGGCACGGTCCGGTGAGAACAGGCGCGCGGGTGTCTGGGATTGGCCGCGCAGGAGGATGAACAGGCGCAGCGCGTCCCGCAGTCGCTCCACGTCCGGGCCGCTCTCACCACGGGCCCGCTGCGCCGCATTCCACAGGCGTACCCACGCGGCCTCTTCATCCCAGGCACCCGAGGGTCGCTCGCGGGACAGCGCCGCCAGCTCCGCGGCCAGCTCGAACAGCGCCGCGCGACCCTCGTCGAAGGCAGCACATGCTTCGAGCTTCGCGTCGCGGTGAACACCGAGCGCAGCATGCTCGCGAGGCTCGTGCTCGCCACCAGGCCCCGAAGCGCCCTCGCGGGCCGCCAGCCACACGAGCAACTCCGGCACCTCCGCGTCGCGAGGCACCACCGGCGCCAGCCGCGCCTCCAGCAGCGCACGCAGCCGGGCCTTCCCGACACCCAACCAGAAGGCCGCGTGCAGCAACAGCTCCGGCCCGCTGCGAGGCACCTGCAACGGCGCCCGCGACGCGCGCTTCTCCAGGAACTCCTTCACGCGGCCACTGGTGTCGAAGTGCTCCAGCCGCTGCCACAGCGCGGCCAGCGCCGTCTCCGCCAGCGGCAGCGCTCGCCTCAACTCATCCGCCTCGGCCACGGTGAAGGGCAGCGGCCCCTCCGGCGCGGGGCGCTTGAAGACGCGCTCGAACACCTCGGCCGCGGTGCACACCGCGCGCAGCTCCGGCAGGTTGCGTGGCAGCAGCTCCACCGCGCGGGCCCAGGTGCGCCGGCCCAGGAGCGGCCCCGCCTCCAGCACCACCTCTTCCAGCTTCAGCAGCGCCTCGCCGAGCGTCCCCTGCCGCTCGGCTTCGGGCAGCCGCTTCAGGGCCGAGTGCTGCACGGCCTCGCGCAGCCGCTCCACCTCGGCCATCAGCTTCACGGGGGCGGCATGGCTCGGCCAGCCTTCCGCGGCGGCACGGCGCTTCAGCGCGGCGAGCGCGGCGTCCACCTCGGGCTGGCTCTGGGCCACCTCGCGCAGCAGCTCGAACTGGGCGCGCACGCGGTCCTTCCAGAAGAAGGCGTCCAGCATGCTCCGCAGGGCGCGGTAGCGAAGCCGCGTGGCCTCCAGGAGGTCCGCACGGTCCTCCAGCCGAGCCCGCAGGTTGTCCGGGTGGGTGGCCACGCCCTCACTATATGAAGGCGGCTAGCGCCCGGCAGGCCCCGTCCCCGGAGGCCCCGCACGAGTGAACGGAGCGAGCGTCACCGGGATTGCGCTGGAAGCGTGAAGCGGACCGAAGGCGCCCTCGAGGATGTCCGTCGCGTTCAGGATGCGGCACGTCCACACCCGGCATGTGTGGCGCCGCGAGGTGGGCGGCCCATTGCCCCTCTGTGGAGTTGGGGCTCCGCCCACCCGCTCACGTGCCCGGCAGGCCCCGCCTGTCCAGGCGGAGGCCTCGCGGAACGAAGGTTCCTTCCGCCGCTGACGCCGCGCCAGGCGGCGCACAGCCAGGGGCCGACTCACACGCGCATGGGCATGACCACGGCGGTGAAGCTGCGGTCTCCGGGGGCGTGGAGAACGCCCGGGCTGTGCTCGTCACCCAGCTCGAAGGAGACCTCGTCCGTCTCCGTCACGGTGAGCACGTCCATCAGGTAGCGCGCGTTGAAGCCGATGGTGATGTCGTTGCCCTGGTACGCCAGCTCCAGCACGTCCTTCGCCTCGCCGAGGTCCGGGTTGCTCGCGGTGATGACGAGCTTGTTGTCCTCCAGACCGATGCGCACGGCGTTGCTCTTGTCCGCGGACAGCAGGGCGATGCGCTTGAGGCCCTCGAGGAAGCGCGTCTTCGGCACGAGGACGACCTTCTCGCCCTCCTTCGGAATCACGCGCTGGTACTCGGGGAACTGGCCGTCGATGAGCCGCATCACCATGGACAGGCCGGGCTTCTTGAACAGGGCGGAGTTCTCCGCGAAGCCCAGGTGGCACTCAGCGTCGGGGGCCTCGTCGAGGAGGCGCTTGAGCTCCATCAGGCCCTTGCGGGGGATGATGACGCCGCC comes from Pyxidicoccus parkwaysis and encodes:
- a CDS encoding ArsR/SmtB family transcription factor, translating into MPRTFDRRAIDAPAQIRLLSSPVRQELVDTLAALGGEASVADLAEQLGRPADGLYYHLRVLCRGGLVREVEPVEGDEQRYRLAGTGAAPLRLAYRAGKAGNLAALGRFARSLLRIATRDFEEGLRLEDVVVSGPQRELWTARNKGWLSARDVEEVNRLIERLCELTSQPRAPGRECLMSLAFVLAPIRPRAKRRARSE
- a CDS encoding NADase-type glycan-binding domain-containing protein, with product MQGYFDSNARGFSRRVSRTAAAWVGLLTTVAALTLPGRAAAQSYEGKACTAQGRSDLKGLKPGAQLKGGLEEGRTGDFSGWATSTLLPTGKAPACKDCPPEAEDDLNERKMAQHEWTCGYSAQRVSDSKPETAWCEGAKGNGVGEVLLASVEQGSPVRIWAGFGKSDKLHAANARPRKVRVSVLQTRSAEANQVGFSYSGLTVVATGEVELKDVNGYQELKLPAFKADAKAKGTFVALEVLSVYPGAKFEDLCISEVSSADAS
- a CDS encoding DUF1990 family protein, with the protein product MGKGEMASESNDIESTPAADLLLAEHGAGPLLQRDYWAVIKDCPHPPSTIIDWVERRFAEFAPSELCVFKHVNASREGEPLQVGEELTVKIQGAGTFSMRVIHKNAQSFTLATLPGHPEAGRITFGAYRNEHGDVIFHIRSRARSGSTFHYLGFVAAGEAMQTNTWTEFVLRVAVTAGEGVVGVIHADTTKLEKEPEGMDPERDPTFIAKGDEDHD
- a CDS encoding S41 family peptidase; the protein is MPVIPGASVSNSPVLQRLRRCALAAAAAVLASCASVPAPSVAAPETFPPEAVRADLRFVMETLECNHPDLASSVDRRELERTLAEVERTLDHPLTRDEAWAALARLNPAFADGHVLIGPPGWREESRAQLARGGGFFPFEVFLGPDGAPRILSALGGGSTAHAGRALTRINGQDAREVVRELMSRMHGDTPRFRAALLALRWWLYYGKLHGTPARFELELDGAEVVRVPASRELPAMLRAEEDFERLYRFELLDGGNALLTLGSFSYPDKARYFAFVQDAFSRMRTAGTRRLIIDLRANGGGDDDMWKEGILRYVADRPYRAGSSYLKRVQESSRKPGETTGQVVAGEITSLEEPRLEEPLRFEGEVWLLVGPLTYSSAVLFSNVVQDYHFGAVAGVGDVVRVRQSGGVQSVALPHTGLMLSYPRFVLDRPSGAREPALLRPEVVLDDDPLQPRAAVDALLSRPVLTPRALPPPASAARPAPPPVHPR
- a CDS encoding DUF1990 family protein, which produces MIEWRWLSGWTEEELVPRLDEARSLGRNYAAGAGEMTLEAGWSQVHSVGLLGHELPGPPQPDGIFERARKVMETFDFSDPRIVRWHFSADEPLRGRTVLLELKSLGQKLRYLCAVRVGGTRLEHGEKCSIYGFSFETLDGHIEAGREWFLLKKDHQTGEVRFHIEAAWHPGEFPNWWSRVGFALVGRRYQRAWHRLTHVRLRELTRRRPDLVGQSAESGRIEHSGHELELGPVQFFAQIAPGRKKTQMDEEVEAVHRGQWLTPLGLGVLAGMRSMSAPTLVSRRLAQASGPHKDRLTEALSKPWVPKVLGLLAAGELVADKLPKTPSRVKLVPLTGRVLAGVLAATASVAGQKRSVVALAGVLGGVAAVASSWAFYSLRKVATKRFKVPSVAAAFTEDALVAALASRLMPGVEARAE
- a CDS encoding sensor histidine kinase codes for the protein MSSGTRPLREQLASVPDPLSLLEGLFTHSPVPYSVFGTDGHCLLINPAYRKMFGAEPPPEYDLFRDELLERLGLLAYIRRAFTGETVQTPVFWYDVRELEHIHVEDANRIAISCHCFPLAPSGGEVTHIAIAYKDVTAELLAREAEQAERNKLHQLFTQAPVAISVLRGPEFHYEFVNPLQRRLMGQREMVGRTLTEAIPDLSPDVLSLHRAVMETGERAIANELPVSVDYAGEGHVETKFWNIIYEPLRDERGRVDGLVTFAFEVTEQVLARQAVESQQMWLEAVLDLMPMPVVMVDPRSGELTSSNAAADRLHGGSLPRAVPSAEYPGVFHVTDLKGRRLDKEELPTARVARGEKLEDMEVIWHTQSGELVLSISSEALPAMHGHPATVVMPFQDITRMKTVERHLQEAIRARDEFLSVASHELKTPLTSLGLRLHALARAIDADPDSSLSRRHGREVAAMKRQVTRLAELIDGLLDVSRISTGRLRIHREPVDLSALVQEMVARFVPEAERIGSVLDVRPSAPCVGSWDRLRMEQVVSNLLSNALKYGAGQPVHVHVDEADGRARLWVRDEGIGIDEAAHARIFQKFERAVSERHYGGLGLGLYVVRTLVEAMGGIIRVESQLGAGATFIVELPLQAEEAQAPALQSAGS